The DNA sequence GAATCTTCCGTCATAACCAGATCTTTATTGGCCATGAGAAACCAGAAGAGCGGAACGCCCTGTTCCTTTAAGTACTTGGCCAGACTCACCATCTTGGCATACTCAAACAGCTCCTGGTAGACCGGGTAGGCGGCAGCAATCTGTTGGTATTGCTCGGTGAAGAATTTGGCAAAAGCCTCATCGGCGGGTTCGGCTTTGGCGCTCTTATCCTGAAAGCGATATTCGGTCTTCAGGGTCATGCGGCCATCGGCGAAGAGGAGCAGACCGTCTCCTTGGGTGAATTTCATCTCTTCCGGGACGAACCAGAACCGGCGGCTGGCTCCGAGATAACGCAGGCCGTGACTGGCAGTGAGGGCGTCCACATCCTTGAAGTTGGGCAGGTTGGGTTTTTCGGTGCCGACAGCCCACTTTTTCATGGTGTAATCGGCTTCCCGCATCACCCGGCCCAGGTCGTTGTTGATGACGTTACCGATGTAGCGCACCAGTTGTTTTTCTTCCCCTGGGGCTATGGGATCGATAGAAATGCCAGGGTCCTGATTGGTAAAGTAGACCGACCAAAGGGCAGTGATAAATTTACGGAAGGCCTCAGGGGCAAGTTGGGCGTTGGCACCGTCCACGACGAGGGAGAAGTTGCCTTGAGACAGGTTAACCCTAGCATCGCCAGCACCCTGAACCTTCGCCGCTCCGCGCAGCATGACGCCGCCGACGTTATGGGAAAAATTCTGCGGGGGTAGATTAGGATGGAAATCTACTTTGGGAATGGGACCGCTGAGGGAGGAGGGAGAAATGGGGAGGTCAGAGATGGCCTTGTCAGACATCGAAAATTTGCGGTTTAAGGAACAACCAATATTATGTGGTGGATCAGGGACTCCAATATTTCCCTGTTGAGAATATCCGGGCATTTGCCATCCTTCCAAAGGGACTTTCCAGGATAGGACAGGCTCTTGTGGTTTGGAACGTATTACCAGTTCCTTCAGAGCAGTGATGTCACCGTCTTTGAGGGTTGAGATTAAGGCCTTGATTTCAATACCACCGTCGATTTCCATAACCACGGATTGCTTCCCAAAATTCACCTTCTCTTCCCGTTTCAGGAGGTCATAGTCTTCCGGGGTTATAACCGCGTCTGGGGAATATTGCGAAAGCCAGAAGCTTACATCAGGTTTTTGGGCAAGGGAGCGAACCCCCTCTGCCAAACCTACAAGATCAAAAAGGACCTTCAATTTCCCTACCTCAGGGTGTGAGGCAGCGATATCCTGGAAGTTTTGGGTTAGCAAATCGGCGAAACGTTCACCGACGGCGTCATGAAACCCGGTGATATCTTCAACTTTTTTCCCATTGACAGAAGCGCTCATCACTTGAGGGACAACACCGATCAGGATATCTTTAATGACAAATACCCCCTCTCTTTTGGCCAGAGAGGAATTCAGGGGGTGGAACCAGAAGCGGGTGGAGACATTCTCGTCAACTCCTCGCTGACGGGCATCGTCCACAGACATATCGAAATATGACTTTGCTCCCCAGATATCGCTGGAAATAAGCCCCAGCCCCAATTTTTTTAAGACTAGGTCGGCTTCCAGGAGTTCCTTGCCAAACTTTGTATTGGCCAACTTACCTTCAAACCTTACTTTTTGCTTGGCGGTTTTCAGCGTGTCGGGGGTTTTATCAATGCTTACGGAGGGCCACACCTGATCCAGACAGCGGGCTCGCAAGGCTACCACAAAATCATCGAGATTGGCTTTATGGCCTCCCTTATTAACCTGACCGACCAGGATCAAATCATTGCTCTTCTCATCATAGATCATACCCACGAGGTTGGTAATACCCCCAAGCTCGATGACATCGGTATTCGCTCTACCGGTTTTTTTGACGAGACTCTCTGCCTCTTTTAAGGAATAGGCTACAAAAGGGCCTGCATGGGCATGATGAAGGGAAAAGATGAGCAGCAAAAGGAAAACTTTGCAACCGAACAAAAACCTCATCGTTCTCATAGAGCAAGTCCCTTTAAGGAATCCAGTCACTCTAACTAGTTGGTATGATTGTTACTTCCCCATAAGAGCACTGACATCTCTTTATTAGGCTTCTCTTATTTGGCGCCTGTCAGGATCTTTTATTCATAACTTAAGGCGAAGGGCACTTCGAAGGGCCAATCGCCTTCATCCAGGTGCGCGGCACTTAGGTTGGCGGTGACACCACCATAAGTATTCCCCTGAATGTCGATTCTCTGACCACCACCGATATCCACTTTAGCGCCACCAAGAGCTGTGCTCATATCTTTCCAAGTGTTGAAATTCTGATTTGTGGTCTTGAGCTGATGGACCTGGGTGCCTAGCCCCCCAACGCCCGCGCCTATTCCCTTGCCAGTTTCAACACCGATGGGTCCGAGATTGACCCCTGCCTTATTGCTCAATTCAAACTTGAAATCTTGGGGGATAGTTGCTGCAGCGAATTCCCCCCAGCCACCCGGGACATTCGTTTTTAATCCATTATTGATGTATGGTGCCAGCTTATCTTTGGCCCCGGGCGTAATATTACTATAGGTTTTTAATTCTGTTATAGCTTTATTGTACATGTTAATATCAGTTTTCTCGGCTACTTTGAGAGCAGAATGAAAGTTGTTGGCTGTTATCTGATTAGGATTCTGAGTAAATTCTTTAAAGCGTTTGGATAATTCGGTACCGAATTCCCCTTTGGCCATACGTATGAGTTTCTTTTCTTCCCATCCCCCCAAGTAAGCCGTGATGCGGCCGATATTGCCATCCACGATGCCTAAGCCGCAACCAGCTTTTTCCTTCGCCGTCTGGAAAATCTTCTTCGAATCCTCCAACTTCCCTAAAGCCACCTGGGCACACCCCTGTCCTACAAAGGCTAGGCAATAGTCCGGAGAATTCTGCAGTGCAAGGCCAAACCAACGGAGAGCCCCTTCGGCCCCCGCCTTTTTGCGAATATTGATGGTCCCGCGGTTAGTGTAGCCCTCGGCAAAATTCTTCCATATTGCAACTGCGGTTTCTAAATCATTGATGGCTTGCAACCAATTTTCATTCATTGCTTGGGTTACGCCCCTCGCATTCAGGGTCAGGACATGCTTGTTCTCAGGTGACAGGAATAAGGCTTTATCAAACGCCGCCATGGCCAGCTCCCGCTGGTTATTGCGAGCCAAGGCATCTCCTTGCAGGTATTGGGTAATTGCTTTGGTGGGATACTTTTGAGCAAGCATGTCAGAAAATAATCGCCAGGTCTCCCGGTCTTGGGGAGAGGACGCGCTCAAGAATAGGCATAGGGACTCATTGTTTTTATTTATAGCCAGGCCTGCATGCCCTTTAAGGAGACGTAGTACGGGAGAGGGGGTTTGCGGGCTGACGTCCTTGAGAAGTTCCCAAACTTGGGGCCAATTTTCTGCCAGCAGGGCCTGTTCCAGGGCCGGGGTGACTTCCTGGTCAGTTTGGGCCAGGGTAGATGAAGCGAGACTGAACAGGGCTGCCAACAGGAGGCAGGCGAGCAAGCCATGGCAGAGAAATCTGTCGAACTCTTTTAACCACCCAATTCTAAATCCCATGCAGTTCATTGTCTCCTCCTTTGATCGAGCACTATCAGCGTATTAAAACACTATCCGCAGAGATGCCAATCAGTTCCCCGGCGCCGGGGTGCCGCCGATGCGTTCATCCCGGCTGATGCTGCCGATGACGATTTCATCTCTCATAGAGGGCCACCAGCCCACTTCATAGCCTTGTTGGAAGGCCAGGTCGCGAGCCTGGCGAAAGAGGGCAAAAGAATTTTTGTGAACCAGGAAGATGGCCCGGTCATTGCTTTTATTTAAGGATTTCAAAGTCTTCAGGAAGGCGCCTTCAGGCTTCGGCAGGTCTTCGAGGGTCACGCCGGCGATTTTCGGTTTTCTCGTTTTGACCGTGACCGGGACGATATTACCGCCCGTCACAGTAGCAAACATATCCTTGGAATTATAAAAGTCCTTGTTGACGGGATAGAGTTTCTTATTAATGACCTGAAAGTAAAAATCATCTCGGGAAGACTCGGTGACAACGTGGAAGCTCCCTTTGGTTTGGCCCCTGTTGCCCAAGCGCTGCATTTCCTGTTCTAGGGCGGTGACTTTTCTGGTTTTGGCGGCCACTTCCTTTTGCAGCCGGTCACGATTCTCGCGGAGAAGCCTGGTCTGCTGGTGGAGGTCTTGGGCCCGGTCTTCCCATTGTTTGGCCTGAATTTCCGTCTGCTGGAATCTGTCCTGCTGTTTTCCGAGATCCTCAGTCAATTGGTGGTTCGCATCCTGCTCAGCCTTAAGGTCCTGATTGAGGAAGTCAATTTCGTTGAGAAGGATCGGCAACCTGGGATCAATAAATCTGGGCTCGCCGGGAATAATCATGGGGGTGGTGGCCAGGAGGATGATGCCGATGATGGTAAAAATCGGGTCCTGAAACATTTCCATGAAAGAAAACTGCTGCCTTCGCATGATTGTCCCTTAGTAGGCTAATTCCAGTTGCCACTCCGCGTTTACAGGCTCATAGGCCAGGGTTAGACCGGTTTTTTTAGCCTTCTCGAAAGCGGCCGCAAAGGTTTTAAAGCCGTCGGGGCGGACTAGCAGGACGATGCCGTCATGACCGCCGATTGTATCTTTTAAGGCCTCTTTTTTATTCAGATCGGACAGGCGGAGCGCTTTCTTCCCCGGATAGATAATGGCGGCGCTGGACTGGCAGTCTAAAAACAACGGGTTGGTGAGAGTGGTAGCGCCTTTAAAATCGCGCCAGCGAAAGACATTTAGATCTTTTCTGTCTTGGGCCAGTTGTACTTTTCTCTGTTCCAGGTCGGCCAATTCCTTCCTAAGCCGGGCAATATCCTCAGCCAGGGTATGATCTGGAAGTTCTTTCTGCAGGCTGGCGATCTTCTTTTCTTCAGCGCTGATCTTACCCCTGAGGTAGTCAACCTTGGCTTGCAGGGCCTTCCCCTGGTTTTGAAGCTGCTCTTTCGTGACGGCCAGACCCTGGCGCTGCTGAATGAGAGACTCAACGTCGGGCAGCTCTTCATTGCGTTCTTCAATGGCAGCCCCCAGGTTTAAGGTGGCCAGGGAAAAGGCCAGAAAGGCCACCACACCCACCAGGCAGACCAGGAGCAGCAGTACCTCAACATTATCATTGTCTTTCACGCCGGTTCCCTTCCAAGGGTTGGACGACGATCTCGTAACGGGGCGGATTGTTCAGGCTTTTTTGCAATCCCTCCATGTGGTGAATGAGTTCGGTAAATCCCGGTTCCAGTTTTTGCACCGTCTGTTTAAAGGCCTGATCAAGTTGGTGCAGGAATTTCTGCAACAGATCGCGCAGGAAGGCCTCTAATAGTCTGGGTTGGGCCGTAACATCAGGATTGGCGTGGGAGAGGCGGGAGATCAGGACGCGGGCTTTTTCATCCACCCGATCGACAAACAGCTCTTCTTTCCGGCGCAAGAGGGAAGACAACATCACCACGATAATGGTGTATCCCAAAGCCAGAAGAGTGGTATCAAAGGAGACGCTCAGGGAGGCAGCCAGGTCTTTTAAAAGGGTGCGGAGGGCTTCGATATTACCGGCAGTTTCAGAAAGCTCGGGGAATTTGGCCATGCCCAGGGAGAGCCCTACCACCGTCCCCAGAAAACCTAAGACCGGAATGAGTTGTTTCAAGGCGTTCAGGATGAGATGGCCGCCTTCAATCTGCTCCAGATCCCGGCGTGATAACTCCTGATTGAGACGCACCACCTCCTCCCCGTAGGTATAGCCCCACAACAATTCGCCCAAGCGGCGGAAACTGATGGGATTGTCGTAGGTAATCGCCAAACCCTGAATGGCCTCGAGCAGTTCTTGCGCCGATTCCGGCGTGATCTGTTCCTGAAGTTGATCGATGGAGACCTTGGTATCCAAAATTCGGCTTTCTTTCTTGAGGTCGACAGACTTGCTGACGACAAAAAGCAAGGCGGTGAAAAATAACCAGGTGGTGAGCGCCTGGACATACCAGCAGCGGAAAAAGAAGCTGCGCAGGAAGGAATCGGAACTGAAAAAAGAGATGGTCAGATAGAACAGGCCGGTTAAGAAGAGAGCAGCAAGAAAAACGAAGGCATTTGACTCGATGACGATCTTTTTCAGACTCGATTTCACGTTGCCACCTCAAGCTCAGGATTTTGGCACCACCGGCTAATAGTCCGGGACCAGCAGAATAACTGAGATGTTATCCCTGCCACCATTCTTGTTGGCCAGGGTAACCAACTTATCAGCCGCCTCCTGGAGATAGTCCGATCTGCGGCGCACGACTTTGTTGATTTTCTTTTCAGGAACCATATCGGTAAGACCGTCAGAACACAGGAGGACTATATCTCCGGGAATCAGATCAATGTTTTTAATGTCGGGACCTTGATACTCCGGACAACCTAAACATTGGGTAATAATGTGGCGCAGGCTGTGAGATTGGGCCTCTCGGGGAGACAGCAGACCGGATTTCACCATCTGACTGACATAGGAATGGTCTTCGGTTAATGGCATGATACCCCGGCTGTTAATAAGATAGGCGCGGCTATCTCCGATGTGAGCAATGTGGAGTTTTGGCGGAGTCAGGAGACCTACTACCGCGGTGGTGGCCATGCCGGTCAGCGATTGGTCTGCTTCGGCCCGGGAGAGCACTGCAGCATGGGCGTCAGCAAAGGCCTGCTGTAAAAGAACCGAAAAATCAGGTTCAGGGGATTCTCTGAGTCCATTCTGAATGGTTTGTTGAATACTCTCTGCGGCCAACTGGCTGGCTACCTCGCCCCCTTGGGCGCCGCCAACGCCGTCAGCAACCAGGTAAAGTCCCAAGAGCTGGTCAATCAGGAGGAAATCTTCGTTATGGGGCCGAATCTTTCCCGGATGCGAGCTGTAACCTAGTTTCATAAGCCGTTTTTCAAGATATCTTTGTAAAAAAAGAGGAGTCTAGCGCTTCCCAGATTGATGCTGTCGCCGTTTTTGAGTAAAACCCCCTGGGAATCAATCTGCCGGCCACCAACCCGAACCACGCTCTCGCCGATAGGTTGGATGATAAAACCGAGGTCATCGGTTAGAGGCTGAAAAACAATCCGGGCGTGCTTAGGGTTTATGGTGGCTGCATCAAAGAGATGCACATGGGCCTGTCGGTGCCGCCCCAGAAGACTCCGTTGTTCCTTGAGAGTAAAATATCGGGGCAGTTCCCGCCCTCCCTTCGCAGGACTACCAATATCCAACAGGACCAGGTGGGCAATAATATGGGGAGGAAGTTCGCGGTCACTAGTTTCGTTTATCTCAGGTAAGCCTCCCCGGTCAGCCTCGGGCGACAAGGCGCTAGGCGGGCTTTCTGTAGAGAGGGATGCACCGGAGGCAGGTGGAAGGGGTGTTGCCGTTTCCGGCAGACTTTCAATAAATTCTTCAAGCCGTTTCTGACCGTCAACCTGGCCGGAAGACTCGATGCCCACCTGCGGGTGCGGCGAGGATGGGACCTCTGCGGGCTGGATTGAAATATCATCTAGCCCACTCAGGGGCGAAGCTGGCGCTTTTTGTTTCCGCTGCCTCAATTCTGCCAGCTTCTTGAGGAGATCAGGGCCCGTATGGTCTTTGCCCATGTGATCGCTCCTTAATAACGAGTTCCGGTTAAGGGTCGGCGATCATAAAAGGCCAGGCTGACGCCGCCCAGGGTAATGGCATCCTGATCTTCCAGAGGGGCTGCTTCGGATATGGGTTTGTCGTTTAACTTTGTGCCACTAAAGCTACCCAAATCCTCTAGATGGTACATCTGCGTTTCGGCATCAAGGAAGATGCGGGCATGACCGGCGCGCTGCGGGTTGGGCCGGGAGACCGTATTATCAGAGAAAAGCAGGTAGATTCGGGCGTTATCATAAAGAGCCGGGTTTTCGTCGTCGTAACGCGTCAGGATGATTTCCTGATAGTGGAGATTCTTTGAGGAATCGAGCAGCGCAAAGAATATCGGCACCGGCGGGATGTTCAGACGCAGGCCCACTTCACCGGGGGAGAAGAGGACCCGGGTGGAGGTACTGGATCCACTCCCTGGGGAGGTTGCCATCACCGAGTGCGCCTTGCCTTTAAGCAAAACGCGTACCGGTTCGGGAAGTTTAGAGGTTACTTTCCAGCGCCGCACCAGGAACCAGATAAGAAGCCCCAGACCCAACAGGGCAACCCCGGCCACTAAGCCCTGCCATAAGGGCTCTTGCCACCATTCCGGTGGCGGCTGAGGTAGCTGGACCGGTTCAGGTAAGGGAGTCGGAGCGGTTGCCCGAGGCGAAGGTTCTAGTGCCGGGAGCGGCGGGACCTGGGGGATAATAATAGGGGCCGGAGGCGGCTGGGGCTGCGGTTCGGCGGCCACATACAGGAACCGACGCTGGGTGCTCAATTCCTGCCCGGCAACGGATAATTTGAGCTGGGAAGTATATACTCCCACCGGGTTTTCGTAGGTGAAGCGTAAGATATATTGATTTTTCAGGTAGTCTAAAACCGTCTGATACAGGTTAGTTAAATCTGCGGCCTGAGGAGTAGAGAGGAAAGCACCCTGACTGGCAGAGGCAACTTTTTGCAAGTAATCAACCTGGGCCTTAGAACCAAACCCCATAGCGTATATAGGAACCTGGGCACCTTTGATACGATCCAAGACGGCTTCTTCGGACACGGGGCTGCCTTCGTCCTTGCCGTCGGTGAGCAATATCACCGCTGCCCTGGTAGTTGGTGCCTGAACGGCTCTTTCCATGGCCTCCAGGGTAGCCTGATAGAGCCAGGTCCATTGCTCTTTGGCCTCGAGATGCTGTAGTTGCTCCCGCACCTCGTGCTTCTTGGCGGCGAAATCTGACAGGTGATAGACCCCCTGGCCAAACGTGATTAAGGCGACGTGATCATCTTTTTCCAGTTCATCGAGAAAGATGGCTGCGGCCTTCCTGGCTTCGGCCATGGGTTCGCCCTTCATGCTGCCGCTGACATCGATGGCCAGAACCACGCTTAAGGGGCTCTTGGCACTGGAGATAGGTTCCAGAGAGAAGTCTTTGATGGGCTGACCCTCGACACTGAGAGAGAAATTTTCCGGTGTCAGATTTTTAATGGGCCGGCCGGTTTTATCCAACACCGACAGGATCATCTCCACTGCGTGGTTCGGTTTGGATTGAATATCCAAAACGTGGAGTGCACCTAATTCCGCAGGCGTGGCCATTTGGGCCCAACAGAGAAATACTAGCAAGAATGCCAAAACCCGCCATATTACCACAGTAAATCCTCCCTGCACAGCATGATCATTAACTCGGCAGTAAGCAGCTGCAACCCTTAATACTGCCAGGTCCGGGACAACTCAGCCATAAATCTTCGGTGAGGTTACCGAAGGCTCTGCCTCCGACAGTATAACTCAATGTTTATCCTTGGAATCTTGCCCGACTGCCAATTAAGAAATTGATCAGTCGCCGGAAAATTTCGGTGGCAAGGGAGTTCTAGGTTCCTCCACTACGGGCGTCCGCTCATAGTCGTCTTCCCGCGACCGGGTTCTTTTCTTTGTTTTTTTCGGGGGTTTCTTCTTAATCACCGTTAAGTCGTCGAAAATCATCGGCACTTCGAGATTCATGCCGTTGACCAGACGGATTATTCTGGTACGATCCTCGGGGTTTTTTACCTTACCGGCAACCTTGATTCTATCTTTCTGAAGCAAAACCTCGATATTAGGGAAACCGCTGTCCCGAAGTTTGGTTTTTATGGCTTGGGACAAGACCAGTTTTTTGTTTTCTTGATTAACCGGAGGTGTCGCTGGCGCCGTGATTGGCTGGTTTGTCTCGGGAACCACCGGAGCGGGAGTAGAAACCCGGAGAACTGGGCGGGAAGCCGTGGTCGGAGCATTAGGGCTGAGAAGCTGAGGCTCTGTCAGAGTATCCTTTTTTGTTTCGGTTGAGGTCAGGCCCGGCGGAGGCGTTGGCTTGGCTGCCAGGGTTGGCGGTGGATCTGAAGGTTTAGGCGGTTTCGTTTCGGGCGCAGGAGGTGGAGGAAGGTCAGCCGGGCTATCTGAGGTGGGCGCCACGGGTTTGTTAGAGACCGCCAACTGCTTCTGATTCGGGGATTTTGGATGAGGTCCACCCGGACCATTCACAGACTTTCCCAACCCACCCCGTGAGGAAGTTCCTGGCTCAGAGGATGGTGGGGAAATATTTTTCCCGGATGGTGCAAGTGACTCGGCTGGAGACGGAAGTTTTGCTATAAGCTGCGGAGGTACCGCCCCATCGTGGTCTGGTCCCCTGGTCAAGGCGTTATAGATGATGGGAGAGGCTATAATAGCTATTAGAAGCAGCACAACATACGGCAGATGATATTTCCGCACGAATGTTAGCAGGGAGGAAGTCGGGGAGGACAGTGGTGCCGTTTTGGTGAGCCAGGGCGCTACCTTGGTGGCCTTCTCGCTGAACCCCGCAGCCGGAATATCTCCGGAAGAACGGTTTTTCAGGGAAGTTTCCAGGGCCTGGAAAAAATCTTGGATGGAAGCGAAACGGTCATCGGCGGACTTGGCCATAGCCTTAAAGACGACGTTCTCCAGGGCCGGAGTAATGTCGGCGTGGCCAAGTCTCAAGAGAGAGGCGGGGGGCTGATTGATATGCGAGACGATGATTTCATAATCCGAACCCTGGAAGGGCGGTTGTCCACTCAAGGTCTCGTACAGGGTGACACCCAGGGCATAGATATCCACCCGGTGGTCCGAGGGTTGGCACAATATCTGCTCCGGCGCCATGTAAAGCGGGGTTCCGGGGGTATGCCCGGTCCTGGTCAAGCGATGGCTTTCCTTCAGGTTGAGGGCAATACCAAAATCCATGACCTTGACAAGACCATCAGTAGTAATGCCGATATTCGACGGCTTGAGGTCCCGATGCACGACTCCCTTACTGTGAGCATAATGTATGGCCTGGCACACCGGACGGAAGATCGTCAGAGCTTCCTGGGCGGTAAGGCGTTTGCGACGTTTAAGCAAGGCCTCCAGGGTTTCGCCGTCCAAATATTCCATGACAATGAAGGCCTGTTCGGCAGTCTGCTGGAAGGAATAGACCATAGTGATGTGAGGATGATTTAATCTGGCCTGGTTTCTGGCCTCGTAACGGAACCGCTCCAATAATTGCCGGTCTTGGATCAGGTAGGAATGTAAAAACTTGAGGGCAACCAGCCGACCGAGGGCCAGATCTTCGGCAATATAGACCACCCCCATCCCACCGGGCCGGGAATCGATAATCTTATAGTCTTTCAGGTCGGGAGGTTTCATTAACGATTCAGCCGGTTTTGCGCCTTTTCAATCTGCCCGGAAAGTTCCGGTGGGGCGCATCTGAGAAAGGCTTCGTAGGAGTCTAGAGCTTCCTGGCGACGGCCGGTTTTTTCCAAAGCCACCGCACGATCATAATATGCCTGAGCCAGCCTCGGATTCAAAGCCAGGGCCTGATTGAAATCGGCGATGGCCAGATCGTATTGTTTCCTCTTATCATAGATGAGGCCGCGATTATAATAAGCATCCGCATCCTTGGGATCAAGGGAGACGGCTTTTTCCAAGTCAGCGACGGCTTGCTGCAGATGACCGGTAAAATAGTATACCTGGGCCCGATTATAATAGGCCTTGGCATAATTGGGATTCAAATCCAAGGCCCGGTTCAGATCAGACAAGGCTCGGTCATACATGCTTTGACGGGCATAGATGCCACCCCGGTTATTCAGACTTTCCACTGAGTCGGGATCTAAATCCAAAGCCCGGTTCAGATCTACCAGGGCCTGGTCGAATTGACCTTTCTTGGCCCAAGCCGTCCCCCGATCAACATAGGCCTTGACAAATTTCGGTCTGAGTTCCAGCGACCTGCTAAAATCAGCAATCGCATCGTCGATCTTACCCCGCTTTAACTGCAGGCCGCCGCGCTGGTAATAAGCATCGGCATTTTTAGGATTGATTTTTAGGGCATTTTGGATTTTGTCCCAGGCGGCCTGATCAGCAGCGCTCTCCGGAGGAGCGACGGGCCCGGCGGAGGGAGCGACAACCGGCCGGGTACTCGGCGGCACAGGGATGGCGGTATCCTGGGCGGACGGGGGTGAATAAGCAACTCGGCCAGACAGTTCTTTGGCCTTCTGAAAATCCTCCCTGGCCTGTTGCGTCTTATGCAGCATGTCATACACATTACCGCGGGCCCGATAAATCTGGGCGTCGGAAGGATTAAATTGCAATGCCCGGTTAAAATCGGCCAGCGCCTTTTCCAGTCGGCCTCGCCTCACTTGCGCCATACCGCGGTTGACATAGGCATCCCCTCGGTTGGGATCGATCCTCAAAACCGCATTAAAATCGGCAATGGCGAGTTCGTCCTGACCTTTGAGGGCATAAATCATCCCCCGATTAAAGTAGGCTTCCGGGAAGTTTGGATGGGCATTAATGACCTGGCTGAATTCGCTCACCGCCAGGTCATATTGTTTATTGAAGAAGTGGTCCACACCCTGGTTATAAATCGGTTTGATGCTGCGATCCAGGGAGGAACGGACAGTAATGAATTGCTCGGGCGGGGCTGATTCCCGCACTTCCCGGGAAGGGCGAGCTTCATCAGTTAATGCAGGCGGCACACTCTCTAGGGTCACGGGTATCTGCAGCCCCCGGGCCTTCTGAAAGTCTTCCTTCGCCAGATCAGAGCGCCCTAATTTTGAATAGGCAATACCCCGCAAATGGTAGACCTGGGCGTCACCGGGATTCAGTTCCAGGGCACGATTATAATCGGCGATAGCCTGGTCATAACGACCTCGGCGACTGTGAGCCATGCCACGATTGTAATAAGCGGCGGGGCGGACCGGGTCCAACCGCAGAACCGTACCGAAATCGGCAATGGCCAATTCCTCTTTTCCCAGCAGAGTGTAGATTAAACCACGATTATAGTAGGATTCCACATGATCGGGATGATTGGCGATGATTCTACTGAAGGTAGCAACGGCTAAGTCGTACTGCTTGGTATGAAAATAATCCACGCCCTGATTGTAGTCATCCATGACTGCCAGGTCTGATGATCTCGAGGAACCCCGCCGGCGGCTCGAAGCACGGCGGGAATAATCATCCCGGTCTTCCCAGTCTTCCTCAGATTGCCGTTGAGCCAGGAGACCGATCTCCGGGGTTGAACTGTCCACCACGCTTGCCGCGGCGAGCTCGAAGCCGTAACCGATGGCCGGCTCGCAGGTAACCAGGCAGACAAAGAAGAGCAAGAAGCCGTAAAAACAGACAGATTTTTTTCGACTGTATCGGTTCCTGACCATGGTTGACCCTCGGCAAATGTATTCAAATACTGTTAGCTCTTTTATACGGTCAGCCGGTCGAAAAAATCAATAAAATAATTCTTCCGGGAAAGTAGTCAGCTCAAAAAGATAGCATGGTTCACTTATTCTCTTGGTATCGAGCTCCTAGCCCGATCTTAATTTCCCGCTGTCTGTAATAACTCTTCGAACAATTTCGCCAAGTTCGGTAATTCTATAAGGTTTGGCGATGACTTCACAGAAACCATAGTCTTGGTAATTGGCCATTACCGGATCATCGTAATACCCGCTAGAAACGATCGCTTTCACCTGTGGGTCTATCTTAAGCAGCTCCCGGATTGTACTTTTGCCCCCCAGGCCTCCGGGAATTGTCAGGTCCAGAATTACCGCATCAAAAGGACTTCCTGACTTCTTAGCCTGGACAAATCTTTCGAGAACTTGAGAGCCCTCGCAGACAAGCTCCACGGTATACCCCAACTGCATCAGC is a window from the Desulfobacca acetoxidans DSM 11109 genome containing:
- a CDS encoding serine/threonine protein kinase; the protein is MKPPDLKDYKIIDSRPGGMGVVYIAEDLALGRLVALKFLHSYLIQDRQLLERFRYEARNQARLNHPHITMVYSFQQTAEQAFIVMEYLDGETLEALLKRRKRLTAQEALTIFRPVCQAIHYAHSKGVVHRDLKPSNIGITTDGLVKVMDFGIALNLKESHRLTRTGHTPGTPLYMAPEQILCQPSDHRVDIYALGVTLYETLSGQPPFQGSDYEIIVSHINQPPASLLRLGHADITPALENVVFKAMAKSADDRFASIQDFFQALETSLKNRSSGDIPAAGFSEKATKVAPWLTKTAPLSSPTSSLLTFVRKYHLPYVVLLLIAIIASPIIYNALTRGPDHDGAVPPQLIAKLPSPAESLAPSGKNISPPSSEPGTSSRGGLGKSVNGPGGPHPKSPNQKQLAVSNKPVAPTSDSPADLPPPPAPETKPPKPSDPPPTLAAKPTPPPGLTSTETKKDTLTEPQLLSPNAPTTASRPVLRVSTPAPVVPETNQPITAPATPPVNQENKKLVLSQAIKTKLRDSGFPNIEVLLQKDRIKVAGKVKNPEDRTRIIRLVNGMNLEVPMIFDDLTVIKKKPPKKTKKRTRSREDDYERTPVVEEPRTPLPPKFSGD
- a CDS encoding tetratricopeptide repeat protein, which gives rise to MVRNRYSRKKSVCFYGFLLFFVCLVTCEPAIGYGFELAAASVVDSSTPEIGLLAQRQSEEDWEDRDDYSRRASSRRRGSSRSSDLAVMDDYNQGVDYFHTKQYDLAVATFSRIIANHPDHVESYYNRGLIYTLLGKEELAIADFGTVLRLDPVRPAAYYNRGMAHSRRGRYDQAIADYNRALELNPGDAQVYHLRGIAYSKLGRSDLAKEDFQKARGLQIPVTLESVPPALTDEARPSREVRESAPPEQFITVRSSLDRSIKPIYNQGVDHFFNKQYDLAVSEFSQVINAHPNFPEAYFNRGMIYALKGQDELAIADFNAVLRIDPNRGDAYVNRGMAQVRRGRLEKALADFNRALQFNPSDAQIYRARGNVYDMLHKTQQAREDFQKAKELSGRVAYSPPSAQDTAIPVPPSTRPVVAPSAGPVAPPESAADQAAWDKIQNALKINPKNADAYYQRGGLQLKRGKIDDAIADFSRSLELRPKFVKAYVDRGTAWAKKGQFDQALVDLNRALDLDPDSVESLNNRGGIYARQSMYDRALSDLNRALDLNPNYAKAYYNRAQVYYFTGHLQQAVADLEKAVSLDPKDADAYYNRGLIYDKRKQYDLAIADFNQALALNPRLAQAYYDRAVALEKTGRRQEALDSYEAFLRCAPPELSGQIEKAQNRLNR